A stretch of DNA from Thalassococcus arenae:
CCGGATTGGCGCTGGCCGGATCGGTTCCGAGGAAATGATGCGTGATGCCGCCCAGGAGGTAGCCCGCGGCGGCGATGCGCAGCGCGGTGTCGATGCGCGCCATCGCGACCTGCGCCAGCAGCAGGATGAGCAGCGCCAGCGTGGCGCCGTGCAGGTAAGAGGGCAGGTCGGGCATGGGCGAAACGCCTTCTGTTGACGGTTTGGGCTGACCCAAGGGTAACACAAGCGCGACGCGGACCGGTCACTTGGTGGCTGATCGATTTTGAAAAGGACCGGTCCATTTCTTCAAAAATCTGATAACGCTGGACAAAAGTCCCGGTTCGATCGGCCGAGCCGTCACCGGCGCGCCCGGCACAGCCTTGTCTACTGCATCATCGCGCCGAAACCGGCATTGGTGAACAGGTAGTTTTCGGCCCCGGAATGGCAGGCGATGCAGCCCGCATCGGCGCCCTTGGCCACCCGACCGGCCAGCCGCATCCCCGCCGGGTTCTTGTCCAGCGATCCGTCGGGCAGGTACTTGACCCAGAACCAATCGGCATTGTCTGCGTCATAGCCTTTTTCGCGGCGGAACATCACGGTGTAGGCGCCCAGGTGCTTGCCGGGATCGCTCAGCACCTCTTCGGCGCTGACGCCTTCAGGGCCGTAATTGCGCTTGACCACCAGCTGGCCCTCGTGCCCGCCGACGGTGGCGGTGGTGTAGAAGGTCTCCAGCATCATGCCGTGCGGCTCGACCCCGTCATAGGGAAAGGCCTGCAGCATCCCGTCGCCGGCCAGGCGCATTTCGGTCATGACTTGCCACAGCGTGGCAGCGTAATCGGCATCGGCATCAGTGCCGAAGGCGTCGTCCTGGGCCATGGCGGGGCTGGCCAGAGCGAGCGCCAGCGTGGCGGCTTTGGCTGTGCGGAACATGGGTGTCCTCCTTTTGCTTGCGGTATCTCCATGCTAGCCGCCGTGGCCGGGCCGCTGGGTCACGATCGGAGCGCGGGGTGTCACGTTGCGGTGTCATTCCCGTGCGACAGCGTGACTGGACAGGTGCGCGGGCGCGTGGTGCAGTGAAGGGATGAGATCTGTCTTAGCCGTCCTGACCGCCTGCGCCCTGCCGGGGCTTGCCGCTGCGCAGGTCTGCGTGCGCAACGACAGCGGGGCCGAGCATCTGTTCGCGGCGGAAATCAAGGGCGGGGCGCGCATCGTGCGGTGGCTGGCCTCGGGCGAGGAGCTGTGCGCGCGCGGCGGCGGCGACGGTGTCGTGTCGGTGTTCGAAAGCGCCGATGCGCTGGAAGGCTGTTCGCGCCTCGTGCCGTCCGGCCGCACCGAGGCGCTGCTGCACTACGCCGATTTCGACCGCTGCGCATGGTCGTCGAACCAGTGAGCACAGCGCCGGGTCTGCGGAACGCGATCCGCCGAGTGACGTGCGCGGCTGTGTTCGAGCAAGCGTTCGGACCCGCTCACGCGTGGTGATACCGTGATCCGGTGAGTTCCGAGCGGATGATTCCGCGCGTCACCCGGCAGCTCTGTCAGGCCCGCCTGCGCCGCCGCCCGCCGCCTTCGCGGTCGCCGCCGGTGTTGAAGGCCACCTTTGGCAAGGTCACGATCTTGGCCAGTTCCGGGAACGGGTCGGTCTTGTGCGGAATCGCGTTGGCGGCGACGAAATGTTCCTGGAATTTCGGCTCGATCGCGGTCTCGACCTTGGTGATCTCGCGCACGGTGGCCTCGATCTCGCGCCGCGAGGCGGTGTTGCACAGCGCGATGCGCGCGCCGGTTCCGGCGGCGTTGCCTGCAGAGGTGACCTTGTCGAGCGGCACATCGGGGATCATCCCCAGCACCATGGCGTGCAGCGGCGAGATATGCGCGCCGAACGCCCCCGCCAGCACCACGCGGTCGACGGTGTCGACGCCCATTTCGTCCATCAGCAGACGCGCACCGGCATAGAGCGCCGACTTGGCAAGCTGGATCGCGCGAATGTCGCCCTGGGTGACGGTGATACGCGGGCCGCCTTCGGCGGTGGCGTCGTGGATCAGGTAGGCGTGTGTCCGGCCCTCGGGCACGCAGCGGGTGGTGCCGGTCTGTTCGGCCGATCCGATCAGCCCGCCTTCGTCCAGCAGCCCGGCCAGGCGCAGTTCGGCCACCGCCTCGATGATGCCCGAGCCGCAGATGCCGGTGATCCCGGTCTCGGCGGTGCGGTCCCAGAAGCCGTCTTCGTCCGACCACAGATCGCAGCCGATGACGCGGAAGCGCGGTTCCTTGGTGACGGGGTCGATGCGGATCGCCTCGATGGCGCCGGGTGCGGCGCGCTGGCCGGAACTGATCTGCGCGCCTTCAAAGGCCGGGCCGGTGGGCGAGGAGCAGGCCAGCACGCGGGTGGTGTTGCCCAGCAGGATTTCGGCATTGGTGCCGACATCGACGACCAGAACCAGGTCCTGCGATTTGCCGGGTTCTTCGGACAGGGCCACGGCGGCGGCATCGGCGCCGACATGGCCGGCGATGCAGGGCAGGATGTAGATCCGGGCCGAGGGGCGCAGCGCCGCGAGGCCCAGTTCGGCCGCCGAAAGCTCGAGCGGACCGGATGTGGCCAGCGCGAAGGGCGCCTGGCCCAGTTCCACCGGGTCGATGCCCAGCAGCAGGTGGTGCATGACCGGGTTGCAGACGAACACCGTTTCGAGGATCAGCGACGGATCGACCTGCGCCTCGGCGGCGATGTCGCGGGCCAGCGTGTCGATCGCCTCGCGCGCGGCGCGGGTCATCTCGGCATCGCCGCCGGGGTTCATCATGGCATAGCTGACGCGGCTCATCAGGTCTTCGCCAAAGCGGATCTGCGGGTTCATGATGCCCGAGGACGCCACGACCTGCCCGGTTTCCAGCGAGGTCAGATGCGCGGCGATGGTGGTCGAGCCGAGATCGATGGCCAGGCCGTAGAGCCCGGTCTCGTGCAGCCCCGGCCAGGCTGCGACCAGGCGCGGGGTCGCACTGTCGCTGGCCTTGTAGAGCGCCACGGTGATCTTCCAGTGGCCCTTGCGCAGCACCCGTTGCAGGGTTTGCAGCGCCGCGAAATCGGTGTCGATGGCGGGGATGTCCCATTGCGTCCGGAGCGCGCGGGCCAGGCGTTCGAGATCGCCGGTGGGCTCGTGCATGTCGGGCTCTTCGACCTCGACGTAGAACAGGCGCGTGGCCGGGTCCATCTCGATCACGCGGGCCGTGGCGGCCTTGCGCACCACCTGGCGGTGCACCTGGCTTTCGGGGGGCACGTCGATGACGATGTCGCCCTGAACCGTCGCCTGGCAGCCCAGTCGGCGCCCGGATTTCAGGCCGCGTTTCTGGTCATAGCGTTCCTCGACCGCGTTCCACTCCGACAGCGCGTCGGCGGCCACGGTGACGCCATGCTTGGGGAACTCGCCGTAGCTGGGGGTGATCTGGCACTTGGAGCAGATGCCGCGTCCGCCGCAGACCGAATCGAGATCGACGCCCAGCTGCCGGGCGGCGGTCAGCACCGGCGTGCCGACCGGAAACCGCCCGCGTTTGCCGGACGGGGTGAAGACGACGAGGGGATCCTGGGACATGCGCGCTCCTGCCTTTGCGGCGGGAAGATAGCGATTCACGCCCCGAGGGAAAGGCGGGTTGCGTCGGATGAGAGGCGGAAAGCGTCTCAGCCGGTCCAGGGCAGGATGGTCGGGCCGAAAAGCCACACCGCCAGCGGCACCGGCGCGGTCGCCAGCAGCACCGTCAGCAGCGTGGCCGGCGCGGTGAAGATGCCGCTGAGCCCGGCCATCAGGGCGATGCCGCCGCCGCCGCCCAGCACCGCGTTGCCCGGCAGGTTCAGCAGCACCGCCAGCGCGGGATAGCGCCCGCGCCGGACCATCGGGCGCAGCCAGAGCGGCAGGCGGCTGCCCAGCCAGCGCATCCGCAGTGCCGGTGGCGTTCCGCTGATCCGGGCGACCAGTGCCGCGCCGCGCCGCAGGTGCAGGTCTTCGAGCGCCGTCACCAGCCAGCGCGTCGGCAGCCACCGCCCGGCAAGATAGGCCAGGCAAAGCGCGGCGGTCGTGGCCAGCCAGACATAGGGTGCGATCTCGGCGCCGCGCATCAGCAGCAGCGCGATGCCGATCTCGACGCCGGGCACGAAGGGCAGGGCCATGAGCAGCACGAAGGCCAGCAGCAGCAAGGCCAACGGCAGCATTCCCGGCGCCGTGCCGTGCAGCTGGTCCTGCACCACGTCGAACAGCGACAGGCCGGCGGCGATCACGAGTCCCGACGCGCCCAGACGCAGGACCGTGCGCCCGATCCGCCGCGCGGTTCCTGGCTGTCGGTCTTCCATCGGACGAGTGTGCGCCGGCCCGGACGGCACGGCAAGCGGCGTCGCCGGTCAGCCCTTTTCCAGCCACCGCAGGATCTCGGCCCGGTTGCCGTCCAGGTCCGGAGCGGGCGGCCGGGTGGGCAGGTCGGGGCAGTCGGACATCTTGATGGGGTTGCCGGCGGCCTTGAAGGCCGTGCGGCCGTACTTGTCCAGAACGTCGACCACCATGTTGCGCGCCAGGATCTGCGGATCCTTCATCACCTGGCCCACATCCTGGATCGGGCCGGTGGGAATTCCGGCGTTGGTCAGCTTGGCGATCCAGTGCGCGCGGGTCTGGTCCAGCGTCACCGCCTCGATCAGGCGCTTCAGCAGCCGGGCGTTTTCACAGCGCGCCGGGTTGGTGGCAAAGCGTTCGTCCTGCGCCAGCGGCAATTGCAGGGCCACGCACAGCTTTTCGAACAGCTTGTCGTTGCCGGCGGCGATCACGAACAGCCCGTCCGAGGCGTGAAAGGTTTCGAACGGGGTGATCGTGGGATGGCGCGCACCCGAAGGCACCGGCGGCTTGCCGGTGATCGAGGTGATGGCGACGGCGTGTTCGAGGATCGCCAGCTGGCTGTCGAGCATGGCCACGTCGATCTTGCGGCCCTTGCCGCTGCGCTGGCGGTCCAGAAGCGCGGCGAGGATACCCTGGCACAGGAACATGCCTGCCACGATATCGCCGATCGAGGCCCCCACGCGCACCGGTTCGCGGCCCTTTTCGCCGGTGATCGACATCACCCCGCCGCGCGCCTGAACCACCATGTCGTAGGCGGGCCGCTTGGCATCCGGGCCGGTATGGCCGAAACCCGACACCGCGCCGTAGACGATCTGGGGAAAGCGCGCATGCACGGCCTCCCAGCCATAGCCCAGCCGTTCCAACACGCCGGGGCGGAAGTTTTCGACCAGCACGTCGGCGCGATCGAGCAGACGTTCGAAAATCGCCTTGTCGTCATCGGCATGCAGATCCAGCGCGATGGATTTCTTGCCATGGTTCAAGCCGGCGAAATAGGCCGATTTCTTATCCTTGAAGGGTGGAAAGGCGCGGGTGTCGTCGCCGATGCCGGGCCGTTCGACCTTGATGATCTCGGCACCCATGTCGGACAGGATCTGCGTACAGAAAGGCCCGGCCAGCACATGGGTCAGGTCGAGGATGGTGTATCCGCGCAGGGGCAGGGACATGGAGGTCTCCGGTTCTTGTGTTTGCTGCTCGCTGCCAGACAAGCGTGAAGCGGCGATGACGGCAAGGGCGTCGGGGCCGGGGGGCGGTGTTCCGCCGCACCCGGATGCGGAGGATGCCTAGCCGTTGCGCAATGCGCGGGCGTGAAAGACGAAGCCCAGCAGGTTCATCAACAGTTGCGCGGCCAGGATCGCGGTGGACCCCGTCGGGTCGTAGTCGGGCGCCACCTCGACCAGGTCTATGCCGACCACGTCATGGTCATGCGCGACCGCCTGGAGCAGCTCCAGAACCTCGTAGTACAGAAATCCGCCATGGCTGGGCGTGCCGGTGCCCGGTGCGATGGACGGGCAGAAGGCATCGATGTCGATGGTGATGTAGACCGGCGCGCCCGCCGGCAGCCGCGCGGCGGTGGCCCGCGGGCCCAGCCCGCGCATCTGCCGCACCGACAGGATGTCGGAGCCACGGGCGCGGGCGTCGTCATAGCCTTCCCTGGCGGTCGAAGACACGTTGCGGATGCCGAGCTGGGTCAATCCGCTGACCCAGGGTTTCTCCGCCGCACGGCGCATCGGGTTGCCATGGCCCCGGGTCACGCCGTGGCGTTCATCGACGAAATCCAGATGGGCGTCGATCTGCAACAGGTGAAAGGGCGCGTGGCCTTCATAGGCCTCGATGCAGGGGATGTTGACCGAATGGTCGCCGCCGATCACCACCGGCAGGGCGCCCGCGCGCAGTGCCGCCTCGACGCCGGCGCGGATGTTGGCATGGCTCTGCAGCGTGTCGGTGTGGACGATGTCGGCGTCGCCCATGTCGACGATGCGCACATCCCCGCCCAGATAGGTCACGTCGTCCTCGTGGTCATAGGCACCGGCATGGCCGAAACTGAACAGGGTCGAGGCCTCGCGCACCGCGCGCGGCCCGAACCGCGCCCCTGCGCGCCACTGGGTGCCCGCATCGAACGGCGCGCCCAGCACCGCCACCTCCGCCTGCAGCGCGCCCCAATCCGGCTGGTAGGGCCGTTTCGCGAAGGTGCAGATGCCGGTGTAGGGCAGGTCGAGGCGGCCCTTGTCGTATCCGTGCATCCCTTCACCCTTCTCTGGTTCGGAAATATCCCGGGGGTGAATGGCGGCTTGCCGCCAGAGGGGGCTGGCCCCCTCCCTCCGTCGAATTACCCTTTCACCCGGGCCCGGCCCATGCAATAGGGACGTGCCAACCGGACCCCTCCCAAGGAGACCCCCATGGAGATTCGCGAGGCGCTCACCTTCGACGACGTTCTTCTGGTTCCCGGCGCGTCCAGCGTCCTGCCCAGCACCGCCGACACGCGTACCCGCGTCACGCGCGCCATCGCGCTGAACATTCCCCTGCTCAGCTCGGCCATGGACACCGTGACCGAGGCGCGCATGGCGATCACCATGGCGCAGGCGGGCGGCATGGGGGTGATCCACAAGAACCTCGACATCGACGAGCAGGCCCGCCAGGTCCGCCGGGTCAAGCGCTTCGAAAGCGGGATCGTCTACAACCCGGTCACGCTGAGCCCCGACCAGACGCTGGCCGATGCCAAGCTGTTGACCGAGCGCTACGGCTTTACCGGCTTTCCGGTGGTCGACGCCAATCACCGCGTGGTCGGCATCGTCACCAACCGGGACATGCGGTTCGCACAAAGTGACGACACGCCGGTGCGGGTGATGATGACCTCGGACAACCTGGCGATCCTGGCCGAACCGGCGGATCGCGACGAGGCGATCAGCCTGATGAAGGGGCGCCGGATCGAAAAACTGCTGGTCACCGACAAGACCGGCAAGCTGACCGGCCTGCTGACATTGAAGGACACCGAACAGGCGGTGCTGAACCCCACCGCCTGCAAGGATGCGTTGGGGCGGCTGCGCGTCGCCGCGGCCACCAGCGTCGGCGATGCCGGATTCGCGCGGACCGAGGCGCTGGTCGATGCCGGGGTCGATATCGTGGTCATCGACACTGCGCATGGCCACAGCCAGGGCGTGATCGAGGCGGTCGCGCGTGCAAAACGGCTGTCCAACGAAGTGCAGGTGATCGCCGGCAACGTCGCCACGGCCGAGGCGACGCGGGCGCTGATCGACGCCGGCGCCGATGCCGTCAAGGTGGGCATCGGGCCGGGCAGCATCTGCACCACGCGCATGGTGGCCGGTGTCGGGGTGCCGCAGCTGACCGCGATCAGCGATTGCGCCGCGGCGGCGGGCGATGTGCCGGTCATCGCCGATGGCGGGATCAAGTTTTCCGGCGATTTCGCCAAGGCCATCGCCGCGGG
This window harbors:
- a CDS encoding ASKHA domain-containing protein, with amino-acid sequence MSQDPLVVFTPSGKRGRFPVGTPVLTAARQLGVDLDSVCGGRGICSKCQITPSYGEFPKHGVTVAADALSEWNAVEERYDQKRGLKSGRRLGCQATVQGDIVIDVPPESQVHRQVVRKAATARVIEMDPATRLFYVEVEEPDMHEPTGDLERLARALRTQWDIPAIDTDFAALQTLQRVLRKGHWKITVALYKASDSATPRLVAAWPGLHETGLYGLAIDLGSTTIAAHLTSLETGQVVASSGIMNPQIRFGEDLMSRVSYAMMNPGGDAEMTRAAREAIDTLARDIAAEAQVDPSLILETVFVCNPVMHHLLLGIDPVELGQAPFALATSGPLELSAAELGLAALRPSARIYILPCIAGHVGADAAAVALSEEPGKSQDLVLVVDVGTNAEILLGNTTRVLACSSPTGPAFEGAQISSGQRAAPGAIEAIRIDPVTKEPRFRVIGCDLWSDEDGFWDRTAETGITGICGSGIIEAVAELRLAGLLDEGGLIGSAEQTGTTRCVPEGRTHAYLIHDATAEGGPRITVTQGDIRAIQLAKSALYAGARLLMDEMGVDTVDRVVLAGAFGAHISPLHAMVLGMIPDVPLDKVTSAGNAAGTGARIALCNTASRREIEATVREITKVETAIEPKFQEHFVAANAIPHKTDPFPELAKIVTLPKVAFNTGGDREGGGRRRRRA
- the speB gene encoding agmatinase, whose amino-acid sequence is MHGYDKGRLDLPYTGICTFAKRPYQPDWGALQAEVAVLGAPFDAGTQWRAGARFGPRAVREASTLFSFGHAGAYDHEDDVTYLGGDVRIVDMGDADIVHTDTLQSHANIRAGVEAALRAGALPVVIGGDHSVNIPCIEAYEGHAPFHLLQIDAHLDFVDERHGVTRGHGNPMRRAAEKPWVSGLTQLGIRNVSSTAREGYDDARARGSDILSVRQMRGLGPRATAARLPAGAPVYITIDIDAFCPSIAPGTGTPSHGGFLYYEVLELLQAVAHDHDVVGIDLVEVAPDYDPTGSTAILAAQLLMNLLGFVFHARALRNG
- the guaB gene encoding IMP dehydrogenase produces the protein MEIREALTFDDVLLVPGASSVLPSTADTRTRVTRAIALNIPLLSSAMDTVTEARMAITMAQAGGMGVIHKNLDIDEQARQVRRVKRFESGIVYNPVTLSPDQTLADAKLLTERYGFTGFPVVDANHRVVGIVTNRDMRFAQSDDTPVRVMMTSDNLAILAEPADRDEAISLMKGRRIEKLLVTDKTGKLTGLLTLKDTEQAVLNPTACKDALGRLRVAAATSVGDAGFARTEALVDAGVDIVVIDTAHGHSQGVIEAVARAKRLSNEVQVIAGNVATAEATRALIDAGADAVKVGIGPGSICTTRMVAGVGVPQLTAISDCAAAAGDVPVIADGGIKFSGDFAKAIAAGASCAMVGSMIAGTDESPGEVILYQGRSFKAYRGMGSLGAMARGSADRYFQKDAASDKLVPEGIEGQVPYKGSASAVIHQLVGGLRAAMGYTGCATVDEMRRNCTFVKITNAGLKESHVHDVQITRESPNYRVG
- a CDS encoding CaiB/BaiF CoA transferase family protein; this encodes MSLPLRGYTILDLTHVLAGPFCTQILSDMGAEIIKVERPGIGDDTRAFPPFKDKKSAYFAGLNHGKKSIALDLHADDDKAIFERLLDRADVLVENFRPGVLERLGYGWEAVHARFPQIVYGAVSGFGHTGPDAKRPAYDMVVQARGGVMSITGEKGREPVRVGASIGDIVAGMFLCQGILAALLDRQRSGKGRKIDVAMLDSQLAILEHAVAITSITGKPPVPSGARHPTITPFETFHASDGLFVIAAGNDKLFEKLCVALQLPLAQDERFATNPARCENARLLKRLIEAVTLDQTRAHWIAKLTNAGIPTGPIQDVGQVMKDPQILARNMVVDVLDKYGRTAFKAAGNPIKMSDCPDLPTRPPAPDLDGNRAEILRWLEKG